From one Lolium rigidum isolate FL_2022 chromosome 4, APGP_CSIRO_Lrig_0.1, whole genome shotgun sequence genomic stretch:
- the LOC124648630 gene encoding phosphoenolpyruvate/phosphate translocator 3, chloroplastic-like: MQTMAATAASSSSSSVSRGWAAVRRCPSPSLALRHAAFSSSASCCRVAGAGAPVLPLGIRGGRLLLPCPLLPEGGKNGPSTRRMTAAAAAAAASPSAEGGGKPAIPRTVQLGAMILVWYLLNIYFNIYNKLILKAVPFPYTITTFQFASGSFFITLMWLLNLHPKPRLSLQQYAKILPLAIIHVMGNAFTNMSLGKVAVSFTHTIKAMEPFFSVLLSALFLGQAPSLLILGSLVPVVGGVVLASMTEVSFNWIGFWSAMASNVTNQSRNVFSKKLLADKEETLDDINLFSIMTVMSFLLSVPLMLYVEGIKFSPSYLQSTGVNLQELCLKAAIAGTCFHFYQQVSYSLLARISPVTHSVANSVKRVAVIVSSVIFFRTPISPINAFGTALALVGVFLYSQLKKAKPKTKTA, from the exons ATGCAgaccatggcggcgacggcggcgtcctcctcttcctcttccgtttCTAGAGGCTGGGCGGCGGTGCGCCGGTGCCCCTCTCCTTCCCTGGCCTTGCGGCACGCGGCgttctcctcctccgcctcttgctGCCGGGTGgcgggcgccggcgcgcccgtgcTGCCACTTGGCATTCGCGGCGGCCGCCTGCTGCTCCCATGCCCCTTGCTCCCCGAAGGCGGCAAGAACGGCCCCTCGACGAGAAGGATGacagcggccgcggcggcggcggcggcgtcgccgtCTGCCGAGGGAGGCGGGAAGCCTGCCATTCCGCGGACTGTGCAGCTCGGCGCCATGATCCTCGTctggtacctcctcaacatctacttcaacatctacaacaagctg ATTCTGAAAGCGGTGCCCTTCCCTTACACCATCACCACCTTCCAGTTCGCATCCGGCTCCTTCTTCATCACTCTCATGTGGCTGCTGAATCTGCATCCCAAGCCAAGGCTCTCCCTTCAACAG TACGCAAAGATCCTACCTTTGGCAATTATACACGTGATGGGCAATGCATTCACCAACATGAGTCTGGGCAAGGTAGCCGTCTCCTTCACGCACACCATCAAGGCCATGGAGCCCTTCTTCTCTGTTCTACTCTCCGCGCTGTTTCTCGGGCAG GCACCTTCTTTACTGATATTAGGTTCTCTCGTGCCGGTTGTCGGTGGAGTTGTACTGGCATCTATGACTGAAGTGTCTTTTAACTG GATAGGATTTTGGAGCGCCATGGCTTCCAATGTTACAAATCAATCACGAAATGTTTTCAGCAAGAAACTTCTTGCTGACAAAGAG GAAACACTGGACGACATAAATCTCTTTTCAATTATGACTGTCATGTCATTTTTGTTGTCAGTCCCATTAATGCTATATGTAGAGGGCATCAAGTTTAGTCCATCTTACCTACAGAGTACT GGTGTAAATCTTCAAGAACTATGCTTGAAAGCGGCAATTGCTGGTACTTGCTTCCATTTTTACCAACAG GTTTCATATAGTTTATTGGCCAGAATATCCCCTGTGACCCATTCTGTTGCGAACTCTGTCAAACGGGTGGCTGTCATCGTGTCGTCAGTTATCTTCTTCAGAACTCCTATTTCACCTATAAATGCCTTTG GAACTGCTTTGGCTCTAGTCGGAGTTTTCCTGTACTCTCAATTAAAGAAAGCAAAACCAAAGACAAAGACTGCATAA
- the LOC124647263 gene encoding phospholipase D alpha 1-like, with translation MAKILLHGTLHVTVFEAQELSNTSRPSSQAPQFLRKREKCEHQLVEGIEDTVGVGKGASKLYATVGLGKARIGRTRTLTDESSSPRWFESFHIYCAHLASDVLVTIKAKNPIGASVVGIGYLPVRDIFGGDEVERWLPLCDDSRNPVEGGGKVHVKLQYFDISKDHSWGRGIRSGKHPGVPYTFFSQRQGCKVTLYQDAHVPDGFIPRIPLDDGRYYEPHRCWEDIFAAISNAKHLIYITGWSVYTEITLLRDANRPKPPGGGVTLGELLKKKASEGVRVLMLVWDDRTSVGALKKDGLMGTHDEDTFNFFQGTDVHCVLCPRDPDDSGSIVQDLQISTMFTHHQKIVVVDHDMPQPQHASRRRRIMSFVGGLDLCDGRYDTPFHPLFGTLDGAHHDDFHQPNFATAVIGKGGPREPWHDIHCRLEGPVAWDVLYNFEQRWRKQGGKDLLVQLRDLADDIIPPSPVVYAEDRDTWNVQLFRSIDGGAAFGFPDTPEDAARAGLVSGKDQIIDRSIQDAYICAIRRAKNFIYIENQYFLGSSYCWKPDGINPDDVGALHLLPKELSMKVVSKIEAGERFTIYVVVPMWPEGIPASGSVQAILDWQRRTMEMMYTDIAQAIQAKGIDANPKDYLTFFCLGNREAKKAGEYEPPEPADPDTDYLKAQQNRRFMIYVHTKMMIVDDEYIIVGSANINQRSMDGARDSEIAMGAYQPYHLAASRPARGQVHGFRMALWYEHMGMVDDTFQRPESVECVRKVNAMADRYWDLYAGGEPERDLPGHLLTYPVGVTSDGAVTQLPGVEFFPDTEARILGAKSDYLPPILTT, from the exons ATGGCGAAGATCCTGCTGCATGGGACGCTGCACGTCACCGTGTTCGAGGCCCAGGAGCTCTCAAACACCAGCAGGCCCAGCAGCCAAGCGCCGCAGTTCCTCCGAAAG CGCG AAAAATGTGAACACCAGCTGGTGGAGGGGATCGAGGACACGGTGGGCGTAGGCAAAGGCGCGAGCAAGCTCTATGCCACGGTGGGCCTTGGCAAGGCCCGGATCGGCCGCACCCGCACCCTGACCGACGAATCGTCGAGCCCGCGCTGGTTCGAATCCTTCCACATCTACTGCGCGCACCTCGCCTCCGACGTGCTCGTCACAATCAAGGCCAAGAACCCGATCGGCGCCTCCGTCGTGGGCATCGGCTACCTCCCCGTCCGCGACATCTTCGGCGGCGACGAGGTCGAGCGGTGGCTCCCGCTCTGCGACGACAGCCGCAACCCCGTCGAGGGCGGCGGCAAGGTCCACGTCAAGCTCCAGTACTTCGACATCTCCAAGGACCACAGCTGGGGCCGCGGCATCCGCTCCGGGAAGCACCCGGGGGTGCCCTACACCTTCTTCTCGCAGCGGCAGGGTTGCAAGGTCACCCTCTACCAGGACGCGCACGTCCCCGATGGCTTCATCCCCAGGATCCCGCTCGACGACGGCCGGTACTACGAGCCGCACCGCTGCTGGGAGGACATCTTCGCCGCCATTAGCAACGCCAAGCATCTCATCTACATCACGGGATGGTCGGTGTACACGGAGATCACGCTCCTCAGGGACGCGAACCGGCCCAAGCCGCCGGGTGGCGGCGTCACGCTCGGCGAGCTGCTCAAGAAGAAAGCCAGCGAAGGCGTCAGAGTGCTGATGCTGGTCTGGGACGACCGGACCTCGGTCGGGGCGCTCAAGAAGGACGGCTTGATGGGGACGCACGACGAGGACACGTTCAACTTCTTCCAGGGCACCGACGTGCACTGCGTGCTCTGCCCCCGCGACCCCGACGACTCCGGCAGCATCGTGCAGGACCTGCAgatctccaccatgttcacgcacCACCAGAAGATCGTCGTTGTCGACCACGACATGCCCCAGCCCCAGCACgcgtcgaggcggcggcggaTCATGAGCTTCGTGGGCGGTCTGGACCTCTGCGACGGCCGCTACGACACGCCGTTCCACCCCCTGTTCGGCACGCTAGACGGCGCCCACCACGACGACTTCCACCAGCCCAACTTCGCGACGGCGGTCATCGGCAAGGGCGGGCCGAGAGAGCCGTGGCACGACATCCACTGCCGCCTTGAGGGCCCCGTGGCGTGGGACGTGCTCTACAACTTCGAGCAGCGGTGGCGCAAGCAGGGCGGCAAGGACCTGCTCGTCCAGCTCCGGGACCTCGCCGACGACATCATCCCGCCGTCGCCCGTCGTGTACGCGGAGGACAGGGATACGTGGAACGTGCAGCTGTTCCGGTCCATCGACGGCGGCGCAGCCTTCGGGTTCCCGGATACCCCCGAggacgcggccagggcagggctcgTCAGCGGAAAGGACCAGATCATCGACCGGAGCATCCAGGACGCGTACATCTGCGCCATCCGCAGGGCCAAGAACTTCATCTACATCGAGAACCAGTACTTCCTGGGGAGCTCCTACTGCTGGAAGCCCGACGGCATCAACCCCGACGACGTCGGCGCGCTGCACCTCCTCCCGAAGGAGCTCTCGATGAAAGTGGTCAGCAAGATCGAGGCCGGCGAGCGGTTCACCATCTACGTCGTGGTGCCCATGTGGCCGGAGGGCATCCCGGCGAGCGGCTCCGTGCAGGCGATCCTCGACTGGCAGAGGAGGACCATGGAGATGATGTACACCGACATCGCGCAGGCGATCCAGGCCAAGGGGATCGACGCGAATCCCAAGGATTACCTCACCTTCTTCTGCCTCGGCAACCGGGAGGCCAAGAAGGCCGGCGAGTACGAGCCGCCGGAGCCGGCCGACCCTGACACCGATTACCTCAAGGCGCAGCAAAACCGCCGGTTCATGATCTACGTCCACACCAAGATGATGATCG TGGACGACGAGTACATCATCGTGGGGTCGGCGAACATCAACCAGAGGTCCATGGACGGGGCGCGGGACTCGGAGATCGCCATGGGCGCGTACCAGCCGTACCACCTGGCGGCGAGCCGGCCGGCGAGGGGCCAGGTTCATGGGTTCAGGATGGCACTGTGGTACGAGCACATGGGCATGGTCGACGACACGTTCCAGAGGCCGGAGAGCGTCGAGTGCGTGCGCAAGGTGAACGCCATGGCCGACAGGTACTGGGACCTCTACGCCGGCGGCGAGCCCGAGCGCGACCTCCCCGGCCACCTCCTCACGTACCCCGTCGGCGTCACCAGCGACGGCGCCGTGACGCAGCTGCCCGGGGTGGAGTTCTTCCCGGACACCGAGGCTCGGATCCTTGGCGCCAAGTCCGACTACCTCCCGCCCATCCTTACCACATAG